The nucleotide window ATCTGCGATGCACGTCGGGCGAAGTCTCGCCGGCTTCCAGCGAATTCGACATGTGCGACGCCTTGAGGCGCGTGCCGGTCTGATACGCGAGACCGCATCCGCTCTGGCACAAGGCCAGCAGCGTCAGTGCGAGCATCGCGGGCAGGTAAAATCGATTCATCGGCGCGATTGTGTTGGCCCGATGCGCCGATGTCAACGCGTCCGGCGCACGGAACCAACTTCCACCACAGTATGCTATACAGCTAGCGATGTGTGAGCGAGGAGTCGCGGATGGCGCGTAAGCTGACATTGGTGAAAGGAGCGTCGCAGCGCGGAGCGCTGGTCTATGGCATGCGCCTGTTCGAGCAGACGGGTATCGCGGCCGTCGATGAAGCGCACGTCACGCTTGCCGATGGCAGTAGCGGGCGTGTAACGATGCATCTGATCGAGGGCACGCGGGCGCAAATCCGCCGCCAACTGATGCGCAGTATCGACGCGTTTTTCGAACTGCTCGACGAAAGCTGAAGTTCGCAAATACTAACATCCGCGGGAGTCGATCTGCGGGAGGGAAATGAAGTCATGGATTTGAAGTTCATCAAATATGAGAAGCGCAACCATATCGCGTACATCACGCTGAATCGCCCGGAGCGGATGAACGCGCTCCATCCGCCTTGCCATATCGAGATGGACGGCGTGTGGGACGACTTCATGGCCGACAAGGCAATGTGGGTCGCGATTATCACGGGCGCCGGCGAGAAGGCGTTTTCGGCGGGCAACGATTTGCGCTGGACCGCGGAGAATCGCGGGATCGTGACCGACGCGCTGCGCGGGAAGGGCGGCTTCGCCGGCATCACGGCGCGCTACGATATCACCAAGCCGATCATCGCGGCGGTCAACGGCTTCGCGCTCGGCGGAGGGTTCGAGATCGCGCTCGCATGCGATATTATTATCGCTGCCGAGCACGCGCGCTTCGGATTGCCCGAGCCGCGCGTCGGATTGATGGCGGGGGCTGGCGGAGTGCATCGCTTGCCGCGCCATATCCCGCTCAAAATCGCGATGGGCATGATGCTCACGGGCAAGCATGTCACGGCAGAGGAAGCTCATCGTTGGGGAGTCGTCAACGAAGTCGTTGCGATGAAAGATCTGATTCCGACGGCGGAACGATGGGCCAGCGAGATCATGGAATGCTCGCCGCTGTCGGTGCGGGCGTCGAAGGAAGCGGCGATGAACGGGCTTGGGATGACGACCGAGGCGGCAATCGCGAAGCATTACGATTTGTCTACGAAGCTGTTTCGATCGAAGGACGCGGTCGAAGGACCGTTGGCATTCTCCGAAAAACGCAAGCCGAACTGGACCGGCGAATGATCCAGTAAACGATGCCGGAGTCCGACCAACTGTGGCAGATGATCACTACGCTGGCGCTGCTGGCGGCGAGCGTCGGGTATCCGCCGGTCCAGGCCGGGGCGTTCTGGACGATGGTGGCATTTTACGGCGTGGTTTCGGTGTTGTTCGACGACGAGACGCCGCGCGGGATTCCGGGTATCGAAGAGATCTACGCATTGCGGCCGGAGTTCAGGGAGAACAAAAACTGAGTTTCCGGTTACGCGGAGCACTCGGCGAATTGAGTGATCAGTCGTGCAGCACCGCCGATCGGGTTGTGCTATGATGGTCAGTATAGGTGCAAAATGAGGAATGGCTCACTGATTCCCTCTCCGATTCTCGAAACGCTCCAGGAATCCGAAGGAACGCTGAACAGCGTGCTTTCCGAACTGGCCGAAGACAAGATCAAGGCAGATCCGAAGATTTCGCAGCGGAAACTGGCTGAGTATCTGGCCGATCAGATGGGCTATCGCGGCGCGAAAAACGTCGAGGCGTTGCTCGCAGCGCGCGAGCGCAGCGCCAAATCGAGCCGCGCGGTCGGTCTGACCAAGTAGGCTTTCTTGCAATGTGCTGGCCTCCGCCCGCACAGGACTCGCCATTGCTCCGCGGAGCGAACAATCTCGCGGAGCGAGGGATCCCATTGATGGTATTCCTCGCTCCGCGCATGATTTTTCGCGGATGAGTGATCTCGCCACTGCTTCATCACCAAGGCGAAGCCTGCCGTCCTATGCCACTCGGGTGACGGAACGAGAGGTAAAAGAAGCCGGGATCTTTCGACTCCGGCAGCCTCCGCTCAAGATGACGGATGAGGACCGGCGAGGCCTCCCCTCAAGATGACGGATTGGGCATTCGGTTCACGATGACGGGGGACCAGACCCGCTGTCGGTGTGTGAGCCCGTTTGTAGCTGAACGATTCGGCTTTTGACGTATGTGCCGGGGCGCTAGTCTTCGAGCAGTTTCTTGATCGTCTTCAGATCCTCGCGCACCTCGTTCAGCACGCGCCGCGCCGATCCGTCGAGCGCCGGAGCCTGATGCGCCGACGACGATTGCTGCGAGGCCTTCTGCGCCGCCGCGAGCATCTTCGATTTGCCGGCGAGCAACTCGTCGAGGCCGGCTTCCCTGATGTGCTTGTTGGCGCCCGCGATCGTGAACCCTTCGTCGTGCAGCAATCGCTTGATCAGGCGCAGCACTTGGAGGTCCCTCTCCTGGTAGAAGCGATGCTTGGTGCGGGTGTGCTTAGGCTTCAGAAACTGAAACTGAGTTTCCCAGAAGCGCAGCACGAAGGTCTCGACCCCGAGAATCTTGGCCGCTTCGCCGATCTTCAAACCGCGCTCGGGAGTTGCCGCGTTCGAGCCTGACGCAGGCGGCTGCGGGTTACGCCTCCGAACAGATGGATGGCGTGTTTTTCCAGTCATGATTTATTTTTCGTACCGTTGTTAACCCGGTCCTTCAAAACCTGGCTCGGCTTGAAGGTCAATACGCGGCGCGAAACGATCGTAATCGGCTGGCCGGTCTGCGGATTGCGACCCTTGCGCGCATGCTTTTGATTTACCACAAAGGTGCCGAAGCCGGAGACCTTGACTTTTTGGCCCTGGCGCAGCGAATCCCGGATAATCGCGAACACCGCATCGACGACTTCGCAGGCTTCCTTCTTCGAGGAACCTACACGCTCGTAGATCAGATCCACGAGATCTGCCTTGGTCATGCCCTGCGGCGTATGTTTCCCCACCCGCGTCAGGCACGCTCTACTGCCTCAACTCCGCCCCCAATCGCGCCTGCGCCTGCTCCACCAGCAGCGCATGAACGCGGTTGACCTCCTCATCTGTCAGCGTGCGATCCTTCGCCCGATATCGGCAAGCCAGCGCTATGCTCTTCCGTCCCGCCGCCACTGCGGTCCCCTCGTACACGTCGAAGACCTCGACGCTTTCCAGCAGTGACGAGCCGCACTCCCGAATGGTCCTGACTATCACATCCGCCGGGAAATTTCGATCCAGAACCAGCGCCAGATCGCGCCGTATCGCAGGAAATCTCGGTGGCGCCTCAATCGTTTTGCGCGGCCAGAAACCATAAGAAATGAGTTGCGCTAAGTCAAGTTCGAACAGCGCGCATGGGTCGTTCAAGTCGAGCCGCATCGCTTCCGCGGGATGCAATTCGCCGATTAGGCCGACCGCTTCGCCGTCGAGCATAACGATCGCTCCGCGTCCCGGATGAAGAAACGGCGCCTCGCCATCTGCGACCGGCCGGAATGCGACCCGCGACGCGATTCCAATCGCGTCGAGATAAGTTTCGAGCACGCCCTTCATCGAAAAGAAGCCCGCCTTCACTCCATGCTCGCCGATTGCCGCCAGCGCGTAGGTTCCGTAACTGATCGCGGCAAGCCGATTCTGCTCGAGCGGCAGATCGCCTTCCATCGCGAACGTCTTGCCGATTTCGAATGCGTGAAAACTGTTGGCCTCGCGATTCAGATTGAAACGTAGCGCGGTGACCAGACCGGCGGCGAGGCTGAGTCGCAGTTCGCTCAGTTCAGCCGAGAGCGGATTCGTCACCTTCACCGGCGCCGCGCTCGATTGCGCGCCGGGAAAACGCTGATTCTCGACCGGCGCGGTGAACGCGAGCGTCGTCGCCTCGGTGAGGCCGCAGCCGAGCATCACCTCGCGCGTGCCCTTGATAAACTCGCGCTCGGGATTGACGTTGGCGAGCTTCGCGATCCGCGCGGGCATCGCCGCCGGGATGTCCTCGAGGCCGCTGAGACGCGCGACTTCCTCGACCAGGTCGGCCTGTTCGTTCAGGTCGGAACGAAACGACGGCGGAATCACCGCGAGCGTCGATTTGCTGCGCGTCGTAACTTGCGCGCCGAGCGATTTGAGCCGGCTCTTCGCAGTCGCGGCCGGAGTCGCGACCCCCAGCAATGCTTCCATCGCGTTGAGATCGAGGATGATTTCGCGCGGCTCGGCTTTGCGCGGTTCGAAATCCGCGATGATCGAAGATTCGCGGCCGCCTGCGATTCTGCGAATCAGCTCGGCGACTCGAATCAGCGCGGCGACCTGCCCGGCGCGATCGATTCCGCGCTCGAAACGATAACTGGCTTCGCTGCGGAGTCCGAGGCGCCGCGCAGTCCGCGCGATCGTCATCGGCTCGAAGTACGCGCTCTCGAGCAGGATGGTCTCGGTCGCTTCGCCGACCTCGGAATTGAGGCCGCCCATCACGCCCGCGATCGCGAGCGGCTTCTCTGAATCGGCGATCAGCAAATCATCCGATTCGAGCGTGCGCGCGACGTTGTCCAGCGTCGTGAACGCGCGCGTAGCGCCCGCGCGTCGCACGACGATCCGGCCATCGGCGATTTTCGTCCAGTCGAAAGCGTGCAACGGCTGCCCAAGTTCGAGCATCACGTAATTGGTCGCATCGACGACGTTGTTGAGCGCGCGCATCCCACTGAGTTCGAGGCGGCGCCGCAGCCACGCGGGCGAGGGTCCGAGCTTGATATTTGACATCGCGAGCGCGGCGTAGCGCGGGCATAAATCGATCGCGTCGATCGTCACGGAAATCTGCGCGGCGTCGGGGGATGCGGGCGAATGCGTCGCGCGCAACTTCGGTGCGCGGAGCTTGACGCCGAACAGCGCCGACACTTCGCGCGCGAGTCCGAGGATCGAAAGACAATCGCCGCGATTCGGCGTGATCTCGACGTCCAGGATCGTGTCGTCCAGATGCAGATAGTTCGAGACGTCCGCGCCGATCGGAGCGTCGGCGCTGAGCGCGAGGATGCCGGCGTGATCCTGCGAGAGCCCGAGCTCACGCTCCGAACAGAGCATCCCTTCCGATTGCACGCCGCGAATCGTCGCCGCTTCCAGCGGCGGTTCCTTGCCAAGCCTCGCGCCGACCAGCGCGAGTGGGGCTACCATTCCGGCCTTCACATTGGGCGCGCCGCACACGACCTTGAATTTGCCTTTCTCGCCCGCGTCGACCTCGCAAAGATTCAAACGATCCGCGTTCGGATGCTTTTCGACGTGCAGCACCTTGGCCGCGAACACGCCGGCGAATCCGGGCGCGAGCCGCTCGATATTTTCGACCACCAGGCCCGCGAAACTTAAGCGCCGCGCGATTTCGTCCGCGCTCGCATCGAGGTTCACGAAATCCTTGAGCCAACTGAGCGGAAGCTTCATCGCGCGCCTCCACTCAAAGCCGGGAACTGCGCGAGGAATCTGAGATCGTTTTCAAAGAACAGCCGCATGTCATCGACGCCGAGCTTCAGCAATCCGGTGCGCTCGACGCCCATTCCAAAAGCGAAGCCCTGGTACTCGGCGGCGTCGTAGCCGACCGCGCGCAGCACGTTGGGATGAATCATTCCGCAGCCGAGCACTTCGGTCCATCCGGAATGCTTGCAGACGGGGCATCCAGCGCCGTCGCAGAGCAGGCAGTGGATGTCGAGTTCGGCGCTCGGTTCCGTGAACGGAAAATAGCTCGCGCGGAAGCGCACTGCGGCCGCGCCGAAAAACGCCTGCGCGAACTCGGTGAGCACGCCCTTCAGATGCGCCATCGTGACGCGCCCGATTTTATCGACCATGAAACCTTCGATCTGCGTGAACATCGGGGCCGCGCGCACGCTCAGATCGTCGCGCCGATAGCATTTGCCGGGACATACGATCGCAAGCGGCGGCCGGCGCTTTTCCATCACGCGAATCTGGCCGTTCGAGGTATGCGTGCGGAGCAGCATCCCGCCCTCGACGTAAAACGTATCTTGCATGTCGCGCGCCGGATGATGCTCCTTGAAGTTCAGCGCCTCGAAATTGTGGAAGTCGTCTTCGATATCCTGCGTCATCTCGACTTCGAAGCCGAGCGATTCGAAAATCTTAAGCATCTTCTCGAGGATGTCGGTCACCGGATGGATTCGCCCGCGCGCGATCCGCATGCCCGGCAGCGTCACGTCGTAGCGCTTTTCGTTGAGCGATTTCTCGAGCGTCGCCGCTTTCAGTTTCTCGCCGAGCGCCTCGACCCGCGCCTCGACTTCGCGCTTGATCTGATTGACGAGCTGCCCGATTGCGGGGCGCTCCTCGTTCGGCACCTCGCGCATCCGGCGCATGATTTCGGTGAGCTCGCCCGAGCGACCGAGCACGCGCACCCGGACCGCATCGACTTCCGCCTCGCCGGCGTCGTCGCCGAGTTCGGACATCGCGCGCCGCCTGATTTCCTCGAGTTGTTCCTTCATCGTAGTTCCCGCATCGTAGTTCCCGCATCAAAGTTCGTCGGTCCGAATTTTCTGCCACGGCTCTCTCGCGATCCGTTGCGCACAAAACAAAACACCATGTGGTGTTTACCACATGGTGTTTGGTGCGCAGTGCTTGAGCGGCGCGGCTCTATGCTGCTGCAGAGCCGAGCGCGCTTTTCGCGGCGCGCACCAGCTCGGTAAACAATCCGTCGCGCTCGATTGCGAGCGCCGCGAGCATCTTGCGATCGACATCGACGCCGGCCTTTTTGAGTCCGTCGATCAGCGCGCTGTACGAGATTCCGTTCTCCCGCGCGAGCGCGTTGATTCGCGCGATCCACAAGGCGCGGAACTCGCGCTTCTTCTGCTTGCGATCGCGATACGCGTAGGTGAGGCCCTTTTCGAGCGTCGAGCGGGCCTGCTTGTAAAGTTTGCGCCCGCCGACGAAGCCGGAGGCGAGTTTCAATTGTCGTTTGTGACGGCGGCGGCCTTGGGGTCCGCCTTTGACGCGAGGCATCGGAGTTTAGTCCTTCCTTGATTTTTGCCTTGATTGTATGTGCAAATCAGTGGCGATTGAGATCGTTCAGGCGTACGGCATCATCGCGCGAACTTTGGCGGCGTCGGCCTTGCCGAGAATCCCGGTCTTGCGGAGCCGCGCCTTCTGCTTCGGATCTTTGCTCGTAAACATATGCCGCGCGTACGCGTGCTTGAACTTGACCTTGCCCGACTTGCTGACGGTGAAGCGCTTGGCCGCGGTGCGGCTGGTTCTGATTTTCGGCATCGTCCCGCTAACTTCTCAACTCAAAAATTCTTGCGTTATCGCGGCGTCAACAGCACCGACATGCTACGCCCTTCCATTCGCGGCGTCCCTTCGGCCTGCGCGATATCCGTTACTTGCCCGATTATTCGCTCGATCAGCGCCCGTCCGAGTTCCGGATGAGTAATAGCACGGCCGCGGAACGAAACCGAAAGCTTAACACGATGCCCCTCCTCAACAAAACGCTTGATATGCTTCACTTTGAAGTCCACGTCGTGCTGCCCGGTCGCCGACCCCATCTTGACCTCTTTGATCATGGTGACGGTGTGCTTCTTCGAGTCGTGCGTTTTCTTCTTCTGCGCGTATCGATATTTGTCGAAATCCGTGACCCTGCAAACCGGCGGCACCGCCGTTGCCGATACTTCGACCAGATCGAGGCCGCGGCCTTCCGCAACTTTGATCGCGTCGCGCAACGGCAGGATTCCGACCTGGGTGCCGTCGGCATCGATTACGCGGACTTCTTGAGCGCGGATTTGGTTGTTCACGCGAATCGCGGGCTCTCGTGAGGGCGGGGTTCTGAAATCTCTTCGGATAAAGCACCTCCTCCGGCAAACGGCCGGATGATCCTTACTAAGCCGGAATCGGCTCCTTCTTCAATAGTTCGAGCAGATTTGCAAGCGGCATCGCGTTGCTCTTTTCGCCGCGCAACAACCGTAGCGATACCGATCGCTCGGCCGCTTCGCGCTCGCCGACGACGATCATGTACGGCACCTTGGCGATTTCGGCCTCGCGCACTTTGAATCCCAATTTTTCGTTGCGGATATCGGGATGCGCCCGGTATCCGTCGCGCTTCAGCAACTCGGCGATCTCTTTGGCGTAGTCCTCGACCTTTTCGCTGAGCGACAGCACGCGCACCTGCTCCGGCGCGAGCCAGAACGGCAGCACGCCGCCGGTATGCTCGATCAGCACGCCGATAAAGCGCTCGAGCGAACCGAGGATCGCGCGATGAATCATCACGGGACGCTCGGCGGCGCCACTGCTATTGATGTACGTCAGATCGAAGCGCTCGGGATTATTATAATCGAGCTGAATCGTCGCCACCTGCCATCGGCGCTTGAGCGCATCGGAAACGTAAATCTCGATCTTGGGCCCGTAAAACGCGCCCTCCTTGGGATTTATCTCGTATGCGATCTCGTTGCGGCTCATCGCGTTGCCGAGCTTGGCCTCGGTCATGCGCCACTGCTCTTCGGTGCCGAGATGCTGCTCGGGCATCGTCGCGAGCTTGAACTCGACGCGCTCGAAACCGAGGGCGCCGTACACGTCGCGCACCATCTGGAAATTGAGCGCGACCTCGTCTTCGATTTGATCTTCGCGGCAGAAAATATGCGCGTCGTCCTGCGAGAGCGATCGCACCCGCATCATGCCGTGCAGCGTGCCCGATCGCTCCGCGCGATGGAGCCGCGAGAACTCCGCAATCCGGAGCGGCAAATCGCGATACGAGCGCTTGTCGGCGCGATAAATAAAAGTATGCCCCGGGCAGTTCATCGGCTTCAGCGCGTACCCGTGATGCCATCCGTCGGGACCGGTATCGACGCTGGTCATCTCGCCCTCGGGGTCCGGCGAGATAAACATGTGCTCGCGGAAATTTTCCCAGTGCCCCGACGTATGCCACAGCTCGTTCTTGAACACTTGCGGCGTGACGACTTCGTCGAAGCCGTACCGATGATACAGCCGGCGAATGTAGTCGGTCAGTTCATTCAGGATGATCGTGCCCTTCGGCAGATAAAACGGCGAGCCCGGCGAAATCGGATCGAACAGGTAGAGCCCCATCTCGCGGCCGAGTTTCCGATGGTCGCGCTGGCGCGCAAGTTCGATCAGCCGCAGATGCTCGTCGAGCGCTTCCTTGGTCGCGAACGCGGTGCCGTAGATGCGCGAGAGCATCGCGTTATGCTCGTCGCCGCGCCAGTACGCGCCCGCGACGCTGGTCAGCTTGAATATCTTCAAATAGCGCGTCGAGGGGACGTGCGGCCCGCGGCAAAGATCCATCCAGTCGCCTTCGCGATAGATCGATACCGTGTCGTCGGGAATCCCCTGGATGATCTCGACCTTGTAGCTCTCGCCCATCGCGGTGAACTGGCGGATCGCATCTTCGCGCGCGATCTCGATTCGCTCGACCTTGAGATCGGCCTTAACTAGTTCGCGCATCTTCGCTTCGATCTTCGGCAGGTCCTCGACCGTGAACGGAGTCTTGGGCGCGAAATCGTAAAAAAAGCCGTCCTCGATCACCGGGCCAATCGTGACCTGGGTGCCGGGAAAAAGTTGTTGCACCGCCATCGCCATCAGGTGGGCCGTCGAGTGGCGAATCACGTCGAGCCCGTCGGGACTGTCCACCAGGATCGGCTCGACGACCGTGTCCTGCTCGATTTTGCGGGTGAGATCGACGACCTTGCCGTTGACGCGCGCGGCGACCAGGTCGCGTCCCGGGATATGCTTCAGCACGTCGCGCACGCTCGAGCCATGCGGCACGGCGCGGGATTCGCCGCTCACGGTGACGGTGACTTCGGAACTCATCAAGAGAAGATTGTAATCATTGCGGCGCGCGAAGCGAATTCAAACGCATCGGAGATCGCGAGGAGGCGCGAGCGGATTTCGTTGAGGAGCAAAAACGGCGGCACGACGCGCGAACCGATCGCCGGCCGAATCAAACTTTTGAGCGCTACTGGTAGGCACGGGCGGGATTGAACCGCCGACCTCTTCCGTGTCAAGGAAGCGCTCTCCCACTGAGCTACGTGCCTTCACGCGCGAGGTATTGAATTGGGTGTGTGCAAAGTTCGCAAGCAATTCCGCACGCTAACTCATCTGTCGCATCCGAGCAACCAACCCGCGCCGCCGGGCACTGGCTGAATTAAGCCACTCGATGCGGGAAATTAAGACACCGATTATTCGCGCGCGGGCGCGGGCGGCATCGGCTCCAACTTTTTCGCGCGTTCACGTTGCTGACTCCAGCGCAGATAAATTGTCGTCGCCGCGAACGAAGCCAGATCGGCTAACAAGACTGTGAATCCGGCTATGCTTTTGTCTAGAGCCAATAATCCTAGACCTCCGATCAACGCAATCGAGCACAGAATAAAACCATATCGCATACCCGCCTTTTGACTTGCGACATTAGAATCGATGACCGTTTTTTCAAGATATTGGCGATGATGCGCCTGAGCCTCGGCCATGGCGACAATTCGCTCAGCGCAGCCAGGGAATATTTCGTTGTACCGTCTTAGAACTTCGGGCGAGGGCAGGGGGGGCCGGAGAAAAAATCGAGTTGTGCACGGAAGCCTATGGCTGCGGTTTTGGGTGCCGCGACCGGAGTAGGCTGAACCTCATCAGGGTCAGCCACGATTGCTACGCGACCTTGCTATCAAACAAGTTGCGCTGCCTCATTTCTCTATCGGTATCATAGGCCCAAAACGCATCGCGAAGGTCTTGTCCTGTAATTCGCCAATCAGAATATGTGGCGCGCGCGTCGGCCTCCTCTGGAGTCCGGCTCACGTTGTAAAAATCCAATTGGCAAAATAGATCGAAGAGGCGAGCAATTCCTGATAGGAAGCTCGGAGAGGCAAAAAGAAACCCCGTCTGCACGTCTTTGGTTTCTCCCATACCCTAATTTATAAGGCGTCGAGAGAACGGCCGCAAGCCATATGCAGATTTGACTGAACCCTCTCGTTCTGCTCATCGAGGTTTGCTCACTTTTCCGCCCGGAATTACGCGCAATTTGAGCGGTTGGTATCCGGCTCTGAGCGTCGATTGCGGAGTCCGATCCGGCAACGGCGCGCGATGGCCGGTTTTGAAATGCAGAGTGGCCTATTTTGGTTTGAGCCGGGGGTCGTCGGTCGCGATGCATCGCGCAGCAAGCCAAGTCATGTACGCCGCTTGGTCAAGATACACACGCTTGCCGGTTGGAATGTTCCGATTGGCTTGCGATAGGTAAGATTGTCCCTTATCCTTCAACCGCTTCAGGGAAGTTTCGCATTTATCACGGGAATCGTAAGTACTAGATACTCGCCATTCTGACAAAGCGGTCTCCGTACACGAACGACCATTATACGCGCTGAAACAACTGTCCATTTGGGGCATCATCAGGGACCAGCCCACAAGCGCGAGTGCGGCAGCGTGGCCTCGTTTCATTTTTCTAACTTTATAGAGCTTGTCCACCGTCCGCAGAAACACGCGCGCCCATAAATCATGTTCGTCGCGCGTCCATTCTCCGCTCGCTGGTAATTTCCAGCCCTTGATGGCTTAGTTCAGCCAGTACCCGCCCGGTGGCGCGATCGGGCCCGCTGTGCGGATTGCCTTACAACAATGCGCCGCGGAAGGGTTCATCGCGCGGCGGCGGATACTGCAGCAGATTGATCGCCCACTTGCGGGCCTGCCGCAGCGCTTCTTCCGCGCGCTTGAAGATGCGCTCCCGATACATCACGCTCCAGACGTACGCGTCCACCGACGGCTCGTCTCCCAGCGTGACGTCCAGCATCCAGTCTTCGAGCTGCGGACCGCAGATCAGCAATCGCACTACGCGTCCGTGATCGATCACGATTCCGCGCGCCTCGCGCGGGATTCTGAACTCGTCCTTGATTCGCTTGATCACGTTCGGCGGGCAATGCTGCTCGGTCATCGCGACGTAAGCCCAGTCGCCCTGAGGCGGATTCGCCTCACGCGCGATGCGCAGATTATTGTCGGTCAGATCTTCCTTGGCGCGGTCCTGATCGTAATCGCGCGCGACCTGGTAAAAAGCCATCGCGACCGGCAACTGCGGCAACTCGGTCTCGGACTTGGCCTTCTTCGGGCGCTTGACGGTGGTTTCGACCCACCATCGATTTTCGACGGTCGGCTTTTGCGCCATCAGGCTGCCCGCCGCGATTTGCGCGAATTTCCGCGCGTGCTCGTCTTCGCTTTGCGCGACGCCGCGATCAGCATGCGCCGCCGGCGCGAGCGCGTCGCAGCACGCCGCGCCTCGACCGTCGCCGCGCGGCTCCGCGATCGCGAAACTGCCCTGCGCGCCGCGGTGCGAAGGCCCGTCACCATCCTGCGTGAAAAAATATCCGCCTTGCGCTCGGCGTCGGTCCAGAAAAGGTAATGGCCCATCTCATGGTAGATCATCTGGATCCAGAGCCGCTCGCTGAAGTAAACGCGGCCGCGTTTCCAGTTCTCCGGATGCACCAAATGGATGCGCCCGTCCTCGTAGGTGCGGCCCGCGGTTTTTCCCCAATCGATATACTCGAACCATTCGATACGCGGGCGCCGCACGTTGAAATACTTGCACAGCGCCGAGATCGCCCGGTTGAACATCGGGTTGCGATGGGCGCGAAAAAATTCGGCGAGATTGCGATCAATTTCGCGCCGGTGAACGAGAGGAGGAACGATCATCCGCACTAAATGGCGACCTCCGAGTGACGATGATCGGATGATACGGATGGGTCGTGGCGACAGTCAAACCGTACCATCAAAAGCCGCAAATATACCTGTGTTTTATGCCGTGACTCGCCTCGAAAATGCTGACAAATCGATACCTTAATCAGGTTGTCAGCCAAGCGCACCCGATTCCTTGAGCCGCGCGATTTCATCCCAGCTTAGCCCCGCTTCGAGTGCGACCTCCTCGGTATGCTGCCCCAATTCCGGAGCGCCGCGATGCGCCCGCGGTTCTGCGCCGCCGAACTCGATTGGACTGTTCACCACGCGGCATCCGGGAATCTGCGGATGCTCAACTTGGGCGAACGCGCCGATCGCGTGTGCCTGCGGATCGTCG belongs to Candidatus Binatus sp. and includes:
- the thrS gene encoding threonine--tRNA ligase, producing the protein MSSEVTVTVSGESRAVPHGSSVRDVLKHIPGRDLVAARVNGKVVDLTRKIEQDTVVEPILVDSPDGLDVIRHSTAHLMAMAVQQLFPGTQVTIGPVIEDGFFYDFAPKTPFTVEDLPKIEAKMRELVKADLKVERIEIAREDAIRQFTAMGESYKVEIIQGIPDDTVSIYREGDWMDLCRGPHVPSTRYLKIFKLTSVAGAYWRGDEHNAMLSRIYGTAFATKEALDEHLRLIELARQRDHRKLGREMGLYLFDPISPGSPFYLPKGTIILNELTDYIRRLYHRYGFDEVVTPQVFKNELWHTSGHWENFREHMFISPDPEGEMTSVDTGPDGWHHGYALKPMNCPGHTFIYRADKRSYRDLPLRIAEFSRLHRAERSGTLHGMMRVRSLSQDDAHIFCREDQIEDEVALNFQMVRDVYGALGFERVEFKLATMPEQHLGTEEQWRMTEAKLGNAMSRNEIAYEINPKEGAFYGPKIEIYVSDALKRRWQVATIQLDYNNPERFDLTYINSSGAAERPVMIHRAILGSLERFIGVLIEHTGGVLPFWLAPEQVRVLSLSEKVEDYAKEIAELLKRDGYRAHPDIRNEKLGFKVREAEIAKVPYMIVVGEREAAERSVSLRLLRGEKSNAMPLANLLELLKKEPIPA
- a CDS encoding DUF2335 domain-containing protein, with product MPSPEVLRRYNEIFPGCAERIVAMAEAQAHHRQYLEKTVIDSNVASQKAGMRYGFILCSIALIGGLGLLALDKSIAGFTVLLADLASFAATTIYLRWSQQRERAKKLEPMPPAPARE